Part of the Bacillus sp. THAF10 genome is shown below.
CCATATGCCTCACTCCTTATATTCATCTTACCAGCCTACTTTTCACTTGACCTGTTCGGAAATGCTCTTTTGTGGCAGGTTTTACTCGTAAAAGGTTTTCGGTCATTATTTTAGGACTCTAAATTTTAGCTTCTCCGCTGCAATCAACCCTTCTCGCAGCCATATCTCTATTTGTGGATTTGAGAGAAGTTCTTCTGTTTTCATCCAGAAAACCGCATCTACCTCGTCTTCACTTTTTGGATAGGGTTCTCCTTCCTTCCATTCACAAAGGAAAATGATATCTACCACTTCTCTACCATCGGGTAAAACAAAGGAAGTATTTCTGACATAGGTCATTGTTTCTCCTGCTGTCACACCGACTTCTTCATACAACTCACGCCTTAGCGTTCGTTCCAAAATATCCGAGCTTGCGCCTTCGTGATCCACCGTACCTCCAACAAAGGAAAGCGTTCCTCCAGCATGCTCCTCTTTTGAACTACGTTTAATCATCAGCCATTTATCTCCTCGATACAAGGCTGCTTCGACGTTAATCAAAAACATAAGATACCTCCTTTATTTTCTCGCCTTGATTATAAGAGTAGAAGGAAACCTTTTTACCTTTTGTAAAGAATAATAGCGATCTGATAATGGAGCTTCTTCATGTTGATACCGCTGCCCCACTTCACTTTCCACTACTTTTTCAATCATAAAACCTGCTTGAATTAGTTCGTTTATGTATGTGCTCAGCTTTCGAGTATGGATAACCATCGGTGCATCCTCACCCTTAAACTTTTCAAAACGCTGTACACCTTCTATTTGATAAGACCCTTCTAAGGTTATGATACCTTCTTCACTTTTTAGATAAGGATACAACGGGTGATCCCAACTAAATAAAAAGCTTCCTCCAGGCTTCAAATAAGAATAGATAAGCTGCAGCGTTTTGGTTAAGTCAGTCGTCCAGCCTAATGCATAAATGGAAAAGACGGTATCAAAATACTGCTTTGGTAGTTCAATTTCCTCCTCCATTGGGGCAGTATACAAATGAGGATTGTAATTTGCCAACAGTTTTTCTGCTGTTTGTTTTTGCTCTAGTGACAGGTCTACACCCCATATTTCTCCTACTTTTTTCATTTCCTTCATATATTTCAACGAGTGTCCACTTCCAAATCCAATTTCTAACACTCGTTTTCCCCGTAAATCATCAAGGAGATTTAGTTCATCTTCTGTTTGTGAAAATGGCCCATAGCTTGGCAATGCATCCACTCCGTTAAAGTAATGCGCTACCAAATCCCAGCTTTTTTGGTTACTTGTTATGATCTGATTCAAATAATTCTCTCCTTACTCTATATCCTTAATAAAAGCAATCAACCTACTAGCCTCTTTAAATCCAAGACTTTTATGAAAATGGTAGCTTATCTCATTATCTAAATGAATGTCTGAGCCGATTTGTTGGCAGCCCTTTTTCTTTAGCCATGCTTCCCCTGTTTCTAAAAGCTGTTGGGAGTATCCTTTTCTCCTATGCGCTTCTTTTACGTACACTCCTTCGATGAAGCCGGTTGGGCTAGCTTCAGTCCCTTCCACATAGTCAATTCGGATAGAAAGATGCATAAACCCGACCAATTCTTCTTCTACCTGGTAGAATAATATGCGGTCTCTATCTGAGGCCATGATTTCATTAAAGGACTGCTCTAATTCCACTGTGGAGCTTTCCGGCCAAAGAGCTTGTCCTAATTTTATGTAATATTTTTGATGATTGTTTGTTGCATAAACAATCGGCGTTACTCCTTCTATGGTCCTTTCTAGTTCAAGCTGTGCCAGTTGCTCCCCCCATGATGCCATTTCCGTTTGCACAAATCCTTCCTTCAAATATAACTGCTTTGCCACTTCATTTTTTGGATTAAAGCCTAGCACCACAAATGGAATATTCCGTCCCGTATTATCATGTTGGATATCCTCCAACACCTTTTGTAATGCCTTTCTTCCATACCCTTTGCCTTGGAAATCCTGATCAATCATCAGACGATAAATCCAGTAGTTTCCATCATCGGGATCCACCCCATATAAGGAATAACCAACCATATTTTCTCCAGCAAAAATACCCATCGAATGAAAGTCAGGCATAAATTTTGATTGCGCGATAGAGTAAAGATTGGATGCAACAAAATCCTCTTGCTCCTCTGTAACTTTAAGATTAATAGCTTTTTTCCAATTCTGTTCTGTAATTGGTTGTAGTGAAATGATTTCTCCCATTGAAACTATCCCCTTTGCTTTCTATCTGGTACTACATAATTGTAATATTTCATACTGTATATTTAGCGTAAATAATTTGAAAAGGATGAATGATCATGACTTCTCAAGACCCAAGAATTCCTCAACCAATAAGAAGGGATGGCGCAGGTGCACCGGATGATGGGCCAAGAAACGTCATGCGCGATCTTCAAAACCCTGATTTGCTTGTTCCCCCAAAAACTGATGCCGGTATTGTTCCCAATTTGCGCTTTTCCTTTTCTGATACCTCCATGATCCTAAAGCATGGCGGCTGGTCCAGGGAGATTAATGTCAGAGAACTGCCAATCGCCACCACGCTTTCAGGTGTCAACATGAGCCTAACTGCAGGAGGCGTTCGGGAGCTACATTGGCATAAAGAAGCCGAGTGGGCGTATATGATTCTTGGTCGAGCAAGAATTACAGCAGTGGACCAAGATGGTAAAAACTTCATCGCAGATGTCGGTCCTGGTGATCTTTGGTACTTCCCACCAGGTATTCCTCACTCTATTCAAGGCTTGGAGCAATGTGAATTTCTACTTGTTTTTGATAGCGGCGATTTTTCCGACTTGAGCACCTTATCGATTTCCGATTGGTTAGCACATACACCAGTGGAAGTTCTTTCAGCCAATTTTGGGGTGCCGGAAAGCACGTTTCGTAATCGTCCAAAAAGCCAACGTTACATTTACCAAGCAGAAGTACCTGGACCGTTAAAAACACAGAAGGTTTCTTCACCAAACGGAGAAGTGCCACTTTCATTCAAATATGAGCTGCTGAAACAACCACCATTGGAGTTTTCTGGTGGTTCTGTAAGGATTGTAGATTCTAGCGTTTTTAAGATTTCCAAATCGGTCGCTGCAGCCTTAGTCGAGGTAAAACCAGGAGGCATGCGTGAGCTGCACTGGCACCCGAATAACGATGAATGGCAGTACTATCTGACTGGAAAAGCACGGATGACTGTATTCCTTGGTAATGGGACAGCAAGAACCTTTGATTATCAAGCGGGCGATGTTGGCTATGTGCCTTTTGCAACAGGTCACTATATTCAAAACACTGGTGAAGACACCGTTTGGTTTTTAGAAATGTTCAAAAGTGACCGCTTTGAAGATGTCTCGCTTGCCCAATGGATGGCACTAACTCCCGCTCAAATAGTGGAAAGCAATGTTGATGTAAGTTCCTCTTTTGCCAAAAGTATTAGAAAAGAAAAGGAACCCGTTGTCAAATACCCGCCATATACATTTAAACCAAATTAAGTTTGGAAAATTCTATCTTTTATTTTACCAAAAGAAAAAGCAGAGGAGTTTCTTTTTTTTACAAAAAGCTGTGTTAGTATTTATTGTTGATAGTAAGTCTGCGTGTTAGTAAACTGGCCTTTTAAAAGCATTAGGAATGGGTCGATTAACAAAAGAACAATTAGATAGTGACGTTACTATTAAAGACTTGATCATTAAAGGAAATTTATTACCGAATTTGGAAATGTTTGATACACTTAGGTTATCTAGATTAGCGATGTCATTATGTGAACATATTTCCTGTTTAACAACGGGAAGATTTATGGGAGAAGAGGAGTTATAAATGCTTAAAATATTTTATTTCTTTATCTTGATTTTTCCAATCTTATTCCTTTCAGCTTGTAGTTCTAATACACTTCAAGAAACAGTGGTAAAACCTATAATTGATGAATTTGAAGAGGCAGGAATTAAATTAAAGGAGAGAGAAGAATATTCCAATTTATTTTCCATTTCTGGTTCAGATGAAAAACAATATGAGGTAGATGGCGGAAGTATCTATCTCATTTATGGTTATTCAAATAAAGAAAAAATAATGGAAGAGCTAACAAGGATATTTGCAGAAACAGAATTTCAATATCCGCCAGAGTCATTGTATACAGATAAATTCTGTATCATATATATTAGAAAAAGTGATTATGAAGTGTTTGACCAGAAAATAGATACTTTATTTGAACATAATTTAAAAGGTATATAAAGGGAAACCTTATTTCAACAAACGGGGGATAGTTGAATAAAAAAAATAACAATTAGGCTGTCATTTTTTTGGCAGCCTAATTTATTAGTAATAAATCAACTTTTAGCACGAACGCAGCGTTACAAAAAAGAAATGTCCTCTGCCAAAAAAGTTAGATTGCCCACTCACCATTCACGAAAATGGCCTCTTTCGTTCCATCCTTTGTTTCAGCTGTGATGTTTAACTCCTCTGAGCCAATCATAAAGTCCACATGAATCATACTCGTGTTGACCCCTTTTGCTTCGAGCTCTTCTTTTGAAAGAGCTGCACCACCCTCGAGACAAATAGGATAAGCAGAGCCTAACGCCAAATGACAAGAAGCATTTTCATCAAACAGGGTGTTGTAGAAAATAACATCTTGTTTGGAAACAGGAGAGCTGTTTGGTACAAGCGCCACTTCTCCAAGATAGAGAGAACCTTCATCTGTTTCTAGAAGCTTTTTCAGCACGTCATATCCTTGTTCCGCCTGGAATTCGGTGACTTTCCCATCTTTGAAGGTGAAGCTAAAATTCTCCACAAGATTACCGTTCAAATTTAATGGTTTAGTCGAGGAAACGACACCGTTTACTCCGGTTTTAACCGGAAGTGTAAAGACTTCCTCCGTTGGGAGGTTTGGAACAAAATACGTTCCCTCTTCATTGTTTAAACCTCCACCTAACCAAACCTGTTCTAAGGGGAGCTCTATCGTAAGGTCTGTTCCAGGTGCTTGATAGTGAAGTTTTTTATATTTTTTTGTATTTAGTACGTGGAGCTTTTGTTGTAAGGATTCAATATGCTTGTTCCAGGCTGCAACTGGATCCTCTTCGTTAATTCTTGTCACCGCAAAAATATTTTCCCAAAGTGCATGGACCTGCGTTTCTGTAGATAGCCCTGGATAAAGCTTGGCTGCCCATTCTTCTGAAGGAACGGAAACAATGGCCCAGCTCACCTTAGCGGTTTGGGTATATTTACGATATTTTTGCATCGCTTTTGCTTGAGCTTTGTTAGCAATGGCCACTCTATTTTGGTCCACGTCTTTTAGTAGGTCTGGGTTGGATGCAACGATGGAGAGAAATGCAGCTCCTTCTTCCGCCATCTCTTCCATCCCCCGTACCTTCCAATCACGCACAGATTCTAGTGATGCCTCGGATGCATCCTCGAGTGTAATTTTTGATAACTTCTCGTCATTCCATTCTGTATGTACATATTTTGCGCCGATACTATATGCAATTTTTGCAACTTCACGAACGAAAGGTGCTGCTGTTATTGGTGCATTCATGACTAGAGGTTGATTGGGCTGTAGATTGACCCCAACCTTTACAGCCAGTTCTGCGTACTTTATTAAATTTTCTTGTATCATCTCTTCCTGCCCCCTTTTTAAGTATGCGTTCATTGTAGCATACGTAAAGGGGGGGATATACAAATGAAATTTACTCTAACGCAAAAAACGACCTCCCTGCTTTTAGGGAGGTCGGAAAATCAATTCTTACACATTAAATTTTTCTTTGACAAAGGCCACTACTTCTTCAGCCGTACCCATACTCAAAATTTCTTCACGATAGGACGCTGCCTCTTCTTTTGAGATGCCACGTAATTGACTTCTTGCTGGGAGGATAGACGTTGCGCTCATACTGAATTCGTCCAAGCCAAGTCCAAGAAGAATTGGAATCGCGATTGGATCGCCAGCCATTTCTCCACACATTCCTGCCCATTTGCCGTTTTTGTGAGCTGCTTGAATAACGTTGTCAATCAATCGAAGAATTGCTGGATTGTATGGCTGATACAAGTAAGAAACTTGCTCGTTCATACGATCTGCAGCCATTGTGTATTGAATTAAATCATTTGTACCGATGCTAAAGAAATCCACTTCTTTGGCAAACATATCGGCCATCACAGCTGTAGATGGGATTTCCACCATAATTCCGATTTCGATATGTTCATTCACTTTTGTACCTTCATTAACAAGCTTTTCTTTTTCTTCTAAAAGAATAGCTTTTGCCTGACGGAATTCATCTAAAGTGGCAATCATCGGGAACATGATTTTCAAGTTACCATAAGAGCTTGCACGCAATAGAGCACGTAGCTGTGTCCGGAAAATATCCTGCTGTTCTAGGCAAAGGCGAATCGCACGGTAGCCTAGGAATGGATTCATTTCTTTTGGAAGATCTAGATAAGGAAGTTCTTTGTCTCCTCCGATATCTAGTGTACGAACCACTACAGGCTTCCCTTCCATGCGCTCAAGCACTTCTTTGTATGCTTTATATTGCTCCTCTTCAGTGGGAAGTTCGGTTCTACCCATGTAAAGAAATTCCGTACGGTAAAGACCAACACCTTCTCCACCATTAGCGAGAACGCCTTTTACGTCTTTAGGGGTACCGATATTTGCTGCAAGCTCGACCTCATGACCATCAGAAGAAAGGCTTTTCTCATTAACGAGCTTCGCCCACTCTTTTTTCTGCTCTTCAAATTTTTGTTGTTTTTCTTGGTAGAAAGCAATTTCATCATCTGTTGGATCGACAATTACTTCTCCATCTAAGCCATCAACAATAACCATCGTATCGTTTTGGATTTCTTCCATGACATTTTTTGTCCCAACAACAGCTGGAATCTCCATAGAACGTGCCATGATTGCGGAGTGTGAAGTGCGCCCCCCAATATCTGTTGTAAATGCTTTTACAAACTGACGGTTAAGCTGAGCTGTATCAGAAGGTGTCAAATCTTCTGCAATAATGATTACTTCTTCTGCAATAAGTGCAGGGTTTGAAACAGAAACTCCTAAAAGATGAGCAAGTACCCGCTTGGTGACATCTCGAATATCTGCTGCTCGCTCTTTCATATACTCATTGTCCATTTGCTCAAACATATTGATAAACATAGAAGCTGTTTCATCAAGAGCAAATTCAGCGTTTACATTATCATTATTAATTTTATCTTTGATTGGATTTAAAAGCTCAGGATCACTTAATACGAGAAGGTGAGCAGAAAAAATCTCTGCTTTATCGGCACCTAACTCTTTGTGTGCGTGCTCTTTTATTTTTTCCAATTCATTTTTTGATTTTTCTACTGCATTTTCAAATCTCTCTACTTCAGCAGAAGCATTGTCTACTGTCTTTTTTTCCACTGTTAGTTCAGGGTTTTCAAGACGGTATGCTTTTGCGATTGCAATCCCGCTAGAAGCAGCGATGCCTTGAATCTTGTTTGACATTATTCCCCTAACCCTTCTGATTTCAAAGTTTCTTCTACTGCATTTAAAGCTTCCGCTTCGTCAGAACCTTGTGTCACAATTTTGATTTCTGCTCCTTGTGGAATTCCTAGAGACATTACACCCATGATGGACTTTAAATTTACTGACTTTCCGTTATATTCAAGGTTCACATCTGCATCGAATTTTCCTGCTGTTTGTACCAATTGAGTTGCTGGACGTGCGTGAATTCCTGAATCTGCTGTTACTTTAAACGTTTTTTCTGCCATTGTAATCAAGCTCCTTTGAATTGTGTTATTTGGTAATACATAATCTACAAGGATTTTTCCCAGGTTTCAACCTATGGGCAATCGAAAAATTATGTAGAGAGCATTCAGCTATAGAACTATTCTTCTATACCCTGTACAAAAGCGTACTAATCTATAGAAAAAGGCATGAGAGAGGGCTTTTCTCTAAAAAAGGGTAAACTTCTCCCTTTAGTATTGATCAAAACCGCTTCACTCATGCCTGATCGTATCAGTAACACGTAAAGTTCTATTCTTTGTTGTAAGCATTTGCATGAACAAATAGTTGAATGCTTCATTAACTGTCCGAAAAGATTGTAGCAAAATTTCAAGCGTTTGACAACCATTACGCCTTCTTTTTAAACATCATTAATATCGCATAGGGGATAATTCCAAAGAGCTGAAAAGCAACAGGCGGACGTTCTTGTTTTTTAATCTGCCTTTGCTCTTTTCTTACTTCTTTCGGCTTATCCATATAAGTGACCAATTGTTGCGTAACATACTTTACGTAATCATTCGTTTTCATAAAAAACATCACCACCAAAGATTCATTTCTCTTTTAGTGTTGACGCTTTTCGTAGGTTTTAACCGCATGGTATACCGCTTCTACCGCTGCTTCTAAAGATAGGTAGGTGGTATCAACTGTTATCTCAGCTTGGTTATAGAGTGGTAATCGTTGTTGAAAAATGTTAGCCACTTCCTCTTTTTTCTTTTGTTGAATTATTGGTCTGGTTTGGTCGTTTTTTAGCCTCTCCCACACTATATCCATCTCTGCAAACAAGAAAACCCTAATGCCGTTGCCCTTCATCCAATTTCTGTTCCGCTCTGATAGCACAATCCCTCCACCTGTAGTGATGATAGCATTTTCTATTGGCATTTCCTGAAGAGTTTGCTCTTCCAATGTCCGAAAATATGATTCACCTTTTGTACTAAATAGTTCTTTTATGGAAATACCGGTCTTTTTTTCAATGACTTGATCGGTATCATAAACTTCCAATTGCAGTGCTTTACCAAGTTTTTCCCCTACTGTAGTTTTTCCAGCTCCCATAAAACCCGTCAAGTAAATACTTTTCACCGTTCTCTCCTCGCATTCTCCCTCTTTAGCATAATGAGCGTTGAAGTTCTGTTTCCCTAGATGTTACAGGTTTTCATTCCAGGATACAACCTCATGATTATTCATGCTATAAATAACAATAGCTTGGTATGACCTTCCTGAGTCTGTTAAACATGAAATTTGAATCTCGACTATTTCATCTTTTGTTTGCGTAGATATTGTAGATGTTCCATTTGGAAATCGTAAGGAACTCGTCTGCACTTCGTCCTCGTTCTCCAATTCATGGTGCACAGCATCCCATGTATACTTCATCATGCTATCTAGTCTAAATTGCTGCTCCGCTTCATGGTAGAACAGATTCTCTAAACGAAAACTTTCGATTTGATGTAGGAGAAACAGGGACAACAACCCGCTCATCATGATTGTAAAAGGTAAGATATACCCCTTTTCCTTCCTCATCCATTCCTTACCTGACAGGTACATTGTCAATAAGGAGCTCTATTTGCAGCTCCTGCCCTTCATTTATTTCAAACACAACACCATTTCCCCTTTCTTTAAACGTGATGGCTTTTACGTTATGAAGCATCAGTTCATGACCGCTTCCATTCACTCTTCTCCTCATTTTCCCGTCATACCATTCATAGATTATTGACTGATTTTGTTGATTAACAATGGTTAATACGGACTCATTTGCAGAAAAGCTCTTTCCATTTCTAAGCTCCCTTTTGGCTTGTTGAACAAATACCTCGAGCTCTAATGGGTGAATCCCTTTTTCCGGTTCTGTTAACTCCATGAGACTTTTGATGAAAAGGGGAAACATTGCCGTTAATACAAGAACAACTGCAAAGCTTACCAAAACCTCTAATAGTGTGAAGCCCTGCTCTTTATGGGTAAAAAACATGCACACACCTCTCTTGCTTCATATTTCGAAAATCTGTATAAGCTACGCATAGTAAAGGTGACATGCTTGCTTCTTTCATATGGGTAGAATAAGTTGTTCTTTTTTTTATTATTTTCCCCTCAAAATTGATAGGTTGCTCGCGGCGGATTTCCTCCAAACTCATGGCCAAAATAAACCTTGCATCTTGTTCTAGCAAAAATCCCTTTCTTTCCTGATTCATCCTCACTAAGCCAGGAACCAGCAGCGAAGCAATGACCACCCATACAAACAGTGCCGCCAGAACCTCTAGTAACGTAAAGCCCTCATCTTTCCTCCACATAAAATCGCCCCTTTCCTAACGTAAAAACATAACGATAACGCTCTTTTCCATCTTGTAATATAATGATTGCTCCAGACTTATCGATACTACCGTTTCCTAAAAAGGTGATCACCTCTCCCATTGTTCTCGTATCTATTGATAGAGAAGATGGATACTCACGGTTCACGAGATCTTTTGTTTGAAAGCTTCCTTGCCGAATGCGATAGGAATTTGAATTAGGAGACAACACTATTTGAACACTGTTTTTTGTACTAAGGGCATATTGCTGGGCAAAAAAGAGGTCATTGGTAAATTGCTCGGAAAAATGACTGGAGCTGTGTTTTTGCGTTTTGGCAAAGCCATTGGAGGAAAGGACAGAGAGCATGATGGCAATGATAGATAGGATAAGGAGGGATTCCATTAGAGTAAAGCCAGCGGAGTTTTTTTTGAAGTTAGCTAGCGTCTGGTTCACGTGGAGCTGCTTTTCCATTTTCTATAATAACGATTTTTCCGTTTGGACATTTCAGCATCCCAGCTTCATCAAATTTATCCTCCAGGTATTCTGGTGCATTTAGATCATCAATACTCAAAGGAGGCGTACCGTAATCGAGTCTGTACGTCTGCATTTGTGCCTCCACCATGCTCACCATTGCATCACAGCCTTTGTCTCCAATCATGCTGCTGTTTTTCGTCACATTTGGAATCATCACCAAGAGAAGAACAGTGATAACCATCATCACAAGAAGCATTTCAACAAGTGTAAAACCGCGATTATCTTTCATAATTTTCATATTAAATTCCTCCCATTAATTGAAACATTGGTATAAAAATACTCAAATAGAGAATCATCACAAACGCTCCCACTCCCAATAGGAGAAGTGGTTGAATTTTTGCTAGCAGTTTTTCCACATGTTCTTCCAGTCGGCCGAGTAAAATTCTGCTATACTGCAGTAACTCTAACGGCAATCTCCCATTGTTTTGACCGTGCATAATAATAAGCTCAAGCCCTTTAACAAAAACAATTTCCTTTCCTACTAGATCCTCCAGCTTTTCTCCTTCAATAAGACGACTACGAAATTCGCTTGCTTTCGTTTGAAAATAAGGATGGTAATTTTGCCTTTCAAATACAGAAAGAGCTTCATTAATGGTCAATCCACTAGAGAGAAGGTTACTTAATTGCTCTGCGAAATAGTGAGAATAATGGAGAGAGAGGTAGGTACGGATTAGAGGAAATTTAAATAATAATTGTATTCGTTTGGTGGGTTTCATCTTTTTGTAAAACATGTGATAGCTTGCAAGAAGAAATAGGGTAGCTCCGAAAAAAAATAGAGGGAGTACGGGAGCATAGTTTAAAAGGGTAAAAAATGTGGACAAGAGAGCGTCCATTTCCAGGTTCATATGATGAAATAGCTGGAGGAATTGAGGAACTAATATGACATGAACAAATAGTAGCATGATGAACACAAGGATAAGCAGAAGCATGGGGTATCTAATCAATGAGACGAGTTTTTCCCGGTATTGTCGTTTTCTTCCAAGCATTTCCCCAGCGGAGCAAAAGGCATGTGCTAAATTTCCATGCTTTTGTGAAAAAAATAAAAGAGAAAGGACATCCTCATGAAAATGTAGGCCTTCTAAGACTTGGTGAATGCTATCACCACTTCGGAGTGCTTTCATTGCAGAGAAAACATGTTGTTTCTTTTTGGCAGAATAGTGAATACTGATTAATTCAATTGCTTCGGTTAAGGAGTAGCCATTGTGATACATGTCCCCCACCCTTGTTAGAAACTCCTCTTGATCCTTCATGGTCCATCTATTTTTATTTTTTGCCATCATTCACCCATCTTTCATATTCCCGCTGGTGAATAAACCCGAGGGCAATTCCTTTTTTTATCACTTCTTTGAGAGTAGGATAAGCCGCCAGTACAGAATTTCCCCTACATTGTTGTAAGACCTTTTGCAATTCGTTTCCATAAAGCAGTTCATAAACACTCGCCAAACGATGAGTACGATATTTTTTGCAAAAAGCAGAGCATTCCTCCTTGCAATAAGGACACGTTAACTCCACTAGCCTTTGTGCGGATACGGCAATTAAGGATTGTTCCAGATCTTGATGGGAGACACCAAATTCAAGTAATCTAAATATCGCTCCTTTTGCGTCCCTTGTATGAAGTGTACTTAAAACTAAATGACCTGTGAGAGCAGCACGGATAGCAATTTTCGCTGTCTCTTCATCTCTTATTTCCCCAACGATTATAATATCCGGATCATGCCTGAGTATTGCTTTTAATCCTGATGAGTAGCTAATTCCTGCCTTCTCGTTCACCTGGACCTGCAAAACATGCCTGCTTTTTCTCTCTACAGGGTCCTCCAAAGTAATAATGTTTCGCTGCAGCATGCTCTTGGATTCTTCCAAAATAGAATATAGCGTTGTGGTTTTGCCAGAGCCAGTCGGACCTGTAAAAATAAACAGACCATGGGAATGCTTCATTAAGGACATTATTTTTCTGGTGGAATGCTGAAAAAGAGAGAGATGTTTTAAGGAAAATTGATGGTCTTCTTGAGGTAGTATACGAATGACAAGACTTTCTCTGTTTAAAGTGGGCAAGGTTGAGAGTCGGAGGTTGATTTGATTAGAATCTACTTGCAGGGCTAGCGCACCGTTTTGAGGCTTTCTAGTTTCTCCTATGTCCATGGCAGCTTGAAATTTCAGATGAGATAACATTCGTTCATACACTTCAATCGGGACTTTTTCTTGATCGTAAAGGTAGTGGTCTAAGCGGAATAAGACATGTGCGGTAGTTTCAAGGGGTTTCATGTGAATATCGGAAACACGTAATCTAACGGCCTGGCGGATTAATTCTTCACACTTTTTTTCAATATTCATTTTCCACCTCATTTCAAGGGTATGGGAATACTTCTCTTAGGTCTCCTTTCAGTTTGTTTTTCTTGCCCTGTTAAATTTCTACATAGAATGACAGATTCCTGCAAAGTTTTATTTTTTTTTTGAAAAATGCATTGCTAGACACAGCTGTTGATTATTACAAACCGCTCTGTATCTGCGGCGAAGAGCATATACAAGAAAAGCTGATAAACCAAATGTTACAACAACTGTGAAAATACTCCGCGCCATTCCTTTCCCGCCCCTAACACCTGAAAAACCATACACACCAAAAGGACGGCCGTCATCCAAAAATCTCATCCGTTTGCGGAAGAAAAACTTAATCAATTTAATTTGAAATAATTTCCAATAAATATGGTTTATATCATTAATCTTCCAGAGTTGCTTTAACAATTAAGTAGTCTACCACGATAAATAAAAGTAATGTTATAGGTATTAATAATGCACTTACACTGTGAGAAATCAAAATAAAATATGGCATCGTTAAAAATAAGAGTATGAGAAGCGTAGTCACTATTTTAAGAGATAATAATTTGCCTTGATAGTATCTTTTATCCAAATTTTTCACCCCCCAATAAGTTATATCGTAAAACACCCAGA
Proteins encoded:
- a CDS encoding NUDIX hydrolase; protein product: MFLINVEAALYRGDKWLMIKRSSKEEHAGGTLSFVGGTVDHEGASSDILERTLRRELYEEVGVTAGETMTYVRNTSFVLPDGREVVDIIFLCEWKEGEPYPKSEDEVDAVFWMKTEELLSNPQIEIWLREGLIAAEKLKFRVLK
- a CDS encoding bifunctional 2-polyprenyl-6-hydroxyphenol methylase/3-demethylubiquinol 3-O-methyltransferase UbiG, with the protein product MNQIITSNQKSWDLVAHYFNGVDALPSYGPFSQTEDELNLLDDLRGKRVLEIGFGSGHSLKYMKEMKKVGEIWGVDLSLEQKQTAEKLLANYNPHLYTAPMEEEIELPKQYFDTVFSIYALGWTTDLTKTLQLIYSYLKPGGSFLFSWDHPLYPYLKSEEGIITLEGSYQIEGVQRFEKFKGEDAPMVIHTRKLSTYINELIQAGFMIEKVVESEVGQRYQHEEAPLSDRYYSLQKVKRFPSTLIIKARK
- the aac(6') gene encoding aminoglycoside 6'-N-acetyltransferase, encoding MAQLELERTIEGVTPIVYATNNHQKYYIKLGQALWPESSTVELEQSFNEIMASDRDRILFYQVEEELVGFMHLSIRIDYVEGTEASPTGFIEGVYVKEAHRRKGYSQQLLETGEAWLKKKGCQQIGSDIHLDNEISYHFHKSLGFKEASRLIAFIKDIE
- a CDS encoding oxalate decarboxylase family bicupin; its protein translation is MTSQDPRIPQPIRRDGAGAPDDGPRNVMRDLQNPDLLVPPKTDAGIVPNLRFSFSDTSMILKHGGWSREINVRELPIATTLSGVNMSLTAGGVRELHWHKEAEWAYMILGRARITAVDQDGKNFIADVGPGDLWYFPPGIPHSIQGLEQCEFLLVFDSGDFSDLSTLSISDWLAHTPVEVLSANFGVPESTFRNRPKSQRYIYQAEVPGPLKTQKVSSPNGEVPLSFKYELLKQPPLEFSGGSVRIVDSSVFKISKSVAAALVEVKPGGMRELHWHPNNDEWQYYLTGKARMTVFLGNGTARTFDYQAGDVGYVPFATGHYIQNTGEDTVWFLEMFKSDRFEDVSLAQWMALTPAQIVESNVDVSSSFAKSIRKEKEPVVKYPPYTFKPN
- a CDS encoding aminopeptidase, which encodes MIQENLIKYAELAVKVGVNLQPNQPLVMNAPITAAPFVREVAKIAYSIGAKYVHTEWNDEKLSKITLEDASEASLESVRDWKVRGMEEMAEEGAAFLSIVASNPDLLKDVDQNRVAIANKAQAKAMQKYRKYTQTAKVSWAIVSVPSEEWAAKLYPGLSTETQVHALWENIFAVTRINEEDPVAAWNKHIESLQQKLHVLNTKKYKKLHYQAPGTDLTIELPLEQVWLGGGLNNEEGTYFVPNLPTEEVFTLPVKTGVNGVVSSTKPLNLNGNLVENFSFTFKDGKVTEFQAEQGYDVLKKLLETDEGSLYLGEVALVPNSSPVSKQDVIFYNTLFDENASCHLALGSAYPICLEGGAALSKEELEAKGVNTSMIHVDFMIGSEELNITAETKDGTKEAIFVNGEWAI
- the ptsP gene encoding phosphoenolpyruvate--protein phosphotransferase codes for the protein MSNKIQGIAASSGIAIAKAYRLENPELTVEKKTVDNASAEVERFENAVEKSKNELEKIKEHAHKELGADKAEIFSAHLLVLSDPELLNPIKDKINNDNVNAEFALDETASMFINMFEQMDNEYMKERAADIRDVTKRVLAHLLGVSVSNPALIAEEVIIIAEDLTPSDTAQLNRQFVKAFTTDIGGRTSHSAIMARSMEIPAVVGTKNVMEEIQNDTMVIVDGLDGEVIVDPTDDEIAFYQEKQQKFEEQKKEWAKLVNEKSLSSDGHEVELAANIGTPKDVKGVLANGGEGVGLYRTEFLYMGRTELPTEEEQYKAYKEVLERMEGKPVVVRTLDIGGDKELPYLDLPKEMNPFLGYRAIRLCLEQQDIFRTQLRALLRASSYGNLKIMFPMIATLDEFRQAKAILLEEKEKLVNEGTKVNEHIEIGIMVEIPSTAVMADMFAKEVDFFSIGTNDLIQYTMAADRMNEQVSYLYQPYNPAILRLIDNVIQAAHKNGKWAGMCGEMAGDPIAIPILLGLGLDEFSMSATSILPARSQLRGISKEEAASYREEILSMGTAEEVVAFVKEKFNV
- a CDS encoding phosphocarrier protein HPr, giving the protein MAEKTFKVTADSGIHARPATQLVQTAGKFDADVNLEYNGKSVNLKSIMGVMSLGIPQGAEIKIVTQGSDEAEALNAVEETLKSEGLGE
- a CDS encoding YqzE family protein gives rise to the protein MKTNDYVKYVTQQLVTYMDKPKEVRKEQRQIKKQERPPVAFQLFGIIPYAILMMFKKKA